A window of Candidatus Saccharibacteria bacterium contains these coding sequences:
- a CDS encoding ATP-binding protein, whose translation MDVVFSILLGILGKWYIWLPIVAVLAYFTWQNNRKATTVQNMEHTLLVLEIPRANDKQELAAEQMFASLHGILRSPRELRLEGALQEHISFEIASIEKHIRFYVWVPKHLQNFVEGQIYAQYPTVQIHEADEDYADRDIRQSVIYSAELGLIDNEVLPIKSFQTFDVDPLAAITATLAKLDDPGEEMWIQVMARPIADTWHKRSAAYISRVKSGGGDGFMTGAGWVKGFFEALWKPPEPGAGTAKELSEREKTRLAEAEKKSTKLGYQVKIRLVYVGNDKQTARLRMQAIVGTFKQYNSTNLNGFTMKNPAYDREALAQAKARFFIDKGIILNIEELASLYHLPHTNVETPNIVWASSKTAEPPAKLPVLAGTPDDNNISAFGLTNFRGYQQQFGMYRSDRGRHIYIIGQTGAGKSGLLELFALSDIFHNQGYAIIDPHGDFAVNNMKFIPAHRIKDVVYFNPADTAFPVGFNPMEVINPNMKNNISSEIIGVLKRMFGDSWGPRLEYILRYTILALLDYPDSTMLDITRMLTDKKFRKDVLGHVTDSVVLNFWNIEFASWQDKFASEAVAPVLNKVGAFTANPIIRNIIGQPKSTFNIRQIMDEGKILIVNLSKGLIGEDNASILGSFLVTKIQLAAMSRSDIPNVEDRRPFYLYVDEFQNFATDSFATILSEARKYGLNLTVANQYTAQMSDVVRSAVFGNVGTMISFRVSADDAPVLSKPFEPQFLPEDLLQMNNRHFIVSMVIKGEKTPAFSATTLALPANQTDLSAYIIENTRRTFGRPHDEVKAEIQALMNPTSQQLPAQAGGGNNGGGGGNQAPKSSAQQKKWPVDDGAKKVAPAAKTTKEPIAAIPAATRAATAPQAPSAQQPETPRQERSERSARPAPAGGQSASGDEGGDRPKRKRSRSRSRGKNKGGEGGGDAPRAASGSHARPEGAPQAPPRTAPAPASAPARPAPQSGGMHDGHELILR comes from the coding sequence ATGGATGTAGTCTTCTCAATATTGCTTGGTATCCTAGGCAAATGGTACATATGGTTGCCAATCGTCGCCGTGTTGGCTTATTTCACATGGCAGAACAACCGCAAGGCTACCACAGTCCAGAATATGGAACACACGCTGCTGGTCCTGGAGATTCCGCGCGCCAACGACAAACAGGAACTGGCAGCCGAGCAGATGTTCGCCTCATTGCACGGCATCCTGCGTTCACCGCGTGAACTGCGACTGGAAGGGGCGCTCCAGGAGCACATCTCTTTCGAGATCGCCTCCATCGAAAAACACATCCGCTTCTACGTCTGGGTGCCCAAGCACCTGCAGAACTTCGTCGAAGGCCAGATTTACGCCCAGTACCCGACCGTCCAGATCCACGAGGCCGACGAGGACTACGCCGACCGCGACATCCGGCAATCCGTCATCTACAGCGCCGAGCTGGGGCTGATTGACAACGAGGTATTGCCCATCAAGTCCTTCCAGACCTTCGACGTCGACCCGTTGGCCGCCATCACCGCCACCCTCGCCAAGCTCGACGACCCGGGTGAGGAAATGTGGATCCAGGTCATGGCCCGGCCAATCGCCGACACCTGGCACAAGCGCTCCGCCGCCTATATCTCCCGCGTCAAGAGCGGCGGGGGAGACGGCTTCATGACCGGCGCCGGCTGGGTGAAGGGCTTCTTTGAGGCGCTCTGGAAACCACCGGAGCCAGGAGCCGGCACCGCCAAGGAACTGTCCGAGCGCGAAAAGACCCGCCTGGCCGAAGCCGAGAAGAAGAGTACCAAGCTGGGCTACCAGGTGAAGATCCGCTTAGTGTATGTGGGCAACGACAAGCAGACCGCCCGCTTGCGCATGCAGGCCATCGTCGGCACCTTCAAACAGTACAACAGTACCAACCTCAACGGCTTTACCATGAAGAACCCGGCCTACGACCGTGAGGCGCTGGCTCAGGCCAAAGCCCGTTTCTTCATCGACAAGGGCATCATTTTGAATATTGAAGAGCTGGCTTCGCTCTACCACCTGCCTCACACCAACGTCGAGACGCCCAACATCGTCTGGGCCAGTTCCAAGACCGCCGAGCCGCCCGCCAAGCTGCCGGTACTGGCCGGCACCCCGGACGACAACAACATCAGCGCCTTCGGCCTGACCAACTTCCGCGGCTACCAGCAGCAGTTCGGCATGTACCGCTCTGACCGCGGCCGTCACATCTACATCATCGGGCAGACCGGTGCGGGCAAGTCGGGCCTGTTGGAGCTGTTCGCGCTGAGCGATATCTTCCACAACCAGGGCTACGCCATCATCGACCCGCACGGCGATTTCGCCGTCAACAACATGAAGTTCATCCCGGCCCACCGCATCAAGGACGTGGTCTACTTCAACCCGGCCGACACGGCCTTCCCGGTCGGCTTCAACCCGATGGAAGTCATCAACCCCAACATGAAGAACAACATCAGCTCCGAAATCATCGGCGTGCTGAAGCGCATGTTCGGTGACTCCTGGGGTCCGCGCCTGGAGTATATCCTGCGCTACACCATCCTGGCCCTGCTTGATTACCCGGATTCGACCATGCTCGACATCACCCGCATGCTGACTGATAAAAAATTCCGCAAGGACGTCCTTGGCCACGTCACCGACAGCGTGGTACTCAACTTCTGGAACATCGAGTTCGCCAGCTGGCAGGACAAGTTCGCCTCCGAAGCTGTGGCGCCGGTGCTGAACAAGGTGGGTGCCTTCACGGCCAACCCGATCATCCGCAACATCATCGGCCAGCCCAAGAGCACCTTCAACATCCGCCAGATCATGGACGAAGGCAAGATCCTCATCGTCAACCTGAGCAAGGGTCTGATCGGCGAGGACAATGCCTCCATCCTCGGTTCGTTCCTGGTTACCAAGATCCAGCTGGCCGCCATGAGCCGCAGTGACATCCCCAACGTCGAGGACCGCCGTCCGTTCTACCTCTACGTGGATGAGTTCCAGAACTTCGCCACCGACTCGTTCGCCACCATCCTGTCAGAGGCCCGTAAGTACGGCCTGAACCTGACCGTCGCCAACCAGTACACCGCCCAGATGTCGGATGTAGTACGTTCGGCCGTCTTTGGTAACGTCGGTACGATGATTTCTTTCCGCGTCAGTGCCGATGACGCACCGGTCCTTTCCAAGCCTTTCGAGCCGCAGTTCCTGCCGGAAGACCTGCTGCAGATGAACAACCGTCACTTCATCGTCAGCATGGTCATCAAGGGCGAGAAGACCCCGGCCTTCTCGGCTACCACGCTGGCACTGCCGGCCAACCAGACAGATCTCAGCGCCTACATCATCGAGAACACCCGCCGCACCTTCGGCCGTCCGCATGACGAGGTCAAGGCCGAGATTCAAGCCCTGATGAACCCGACCAGCCAACAGCTGCCAGCCCAGGCTGGCGGTGGCAATAACGGCGGGGGAGGCGGCAACCAGGCCCCCAAATCGTCAGCACAGCAGAAGAAGTGGCCGGTTGATGATGGCGCCAAGAAGGTTGCTCCAGCCGCCAAGACGACCAAGGAACCGATTGCCGCCATTCCCGCAGCCACACGGGCTGCTACGGCCCCACAAGCACCTTCTGCCCAGCAGCCCGAAACGCCGCGCCAAGAACGCAGTGAACGCTCCGCCCGTCCGGCTCCGGCAGGCGGGCAGTCGGCTTCCGGCGATGAAGGCGGCGACCGTCCCAAGCGCAAACGTAGCCGCTCACGCTCACGCGGCAAGAACAAGGGCGGCGAAGGCGGCGGGGACGCTCCACGCGCCGCCTCGGGCAGCCACGCCCGTCCTGAAGGCGCCCCACAGGCACCACCCCGTACCGCTCCGGCTCCAGCCTCAGCGCCAGCCCGGCCGGCACCTCAGTCTGGCGGCATGCACGACGGCCACGAACTGATTTTGCGCTAA
- a CDS encoding UDP-N-acetylglucosamine--N-acetylmuramyl-(pentapeptide) pyrophosphoryl-undecaprenol N-acetylglucosamine transferase: MKIVAAGGGSGGHVTPVLSVFNELKKTDPALQAWFVCDKGFAKQAKALMQEADVDVKVTTISAGKFRRYHGRTWAERLLDLETLVKNLHDLIFIVIGFMQSLWLLAKVRPDAVFTKGGFVCVPIGLAARLLRIPLVIHDSDTIPGLTNRILARHATTIATGAPLDNYKYPAAKSHYTGTPIRAAYRPADAKERRGLKQALGYDPDLPLVLVTGGGLGSAFLNTVVTEGAARVTERAQLVHLTGVGKTGEAEKAARSLPHYHVLDFVDRTMPDLIRAADVIVTRAGATALLEVAAAGAAVIIVPNPLLTGGHQTKNAAVYTKADAALVVDEARLKQEPEVLAATIVALLHDAPRRKELSANILGLARLDAARELARLISAAARRRPA, translated from the coding sequence GTGAAGATAGTAGCAGCCGGCGGCGGGTCGGGCGGTCACGTAACGCCCGTTCTCAGCGTCTTCAACGAGCTTAAGAAGACCGACCCGGCGCTCCAAGCCTGGTTTGTCTGTGACAAAGGGTTTGCCAAGCAGGCAAAAGCCCTGATGCAAGAGGCCGATGTAGATGTAAAAGTCACTACGATATCGGCAGGCAAGTTCCGCCGCTACCACGGCCGTACCTGGGCCGAGCGGCTGCTCGACCTGGAGACGCTGGTAAAGAATCTGCACGATCTTATCTTCATCGTCATAGGTTTTATGCAAAGTCTCTGGCTGCTGGCCAAGGTACGGCCGGATGCGGTCTTTACCAAGGGCGGCTTCGTCTGTGTGCCTATCGGCCTGGCGGCGCGGCTGCTGCGTATCCCGCTGGTCATTCATGACTCCGACACGATTCCCGGGCTGACAAACCGCATTTTGGCGCGGCACGCCACCACCATCGCCACCGGTGCGCCGCTCGACAACTATAAATACCCGGCCGCCAAGAGCCACTACACCGGCACGCCCATCAGAGCCGCCTACCGTCCGGCGGATGCCAAGGAGCGGCGCGGGCTGAAGCAGGCATTGGGCTATGATCCTGACTTGCCACTGGTGCTGGTGACGGGCGGCGGGCTCGGTTCGGCCTTCCTGAATACCGTGGTCACCGAAGGTGCCGCCCGGGTGACCGAACGTGCCCAGCTGGTGCATCTGACGGGCGTCGGCAAGACCGGCGAGGCCGAAAAGGCGGCCCGCAGCCTGCCGCACTACCATGTGCTTGATTTCGTCGACCGCACCATGCCAGACCTTATCCGTGCGGCCGATGTTATCGTTACCCGGGCCGGTGCTACGGCGCTGCTGGAGGTGGCGGCGGCCGGTGCGGCCGTCATCATCGTGCCTAATCCTTTGTTGACCGGCGGGCATCAGACTAAGAATGCCGCTGTCTATACCAAGGCTGATGCCGCCCTGGTCGTTGACGAAGCCCGTCTCAAGCAGGAGCCGGAAGTGCTGGCCGCGACCATCGTGGCGCTGTTGCATGACGCGCCGCGCCGCAAAGAGCTGAGTGCTAACATTCTGGGCCTTGCCCGGCTGGATGCCGCCCGCGAACTGGCCCGCCTCATCTCGGCAGCCGCCCGGAGGCGGCCGGCATGA
- a CDS encoding FtsW/RodA/SpoVE family cell cycle protein, giving the protein MRELAFRRRGATKATGEPDLIRRHRPDYLLIVAMVFLMMLGLVVLYGINVALSQRYENDNFALKQVIFLGLGVAVFVAASRLPLRLLEKYATKVLLAGVVASVVLAGLALVGSSLALCSGGACRWYNFGFTSFQPAELLKFGLLLYLAVFLSAKARMGQLNNIRETLAPAGFVVGVLTVLVVVLQKDMGTGLVVIAIALSMLLMAGVKARYMLGILGLMAAAGLLFIVTAPHRMARVLTFINHETSSEAADYHIEQALLAIGSGGFFGNGLGQSKQAFGYLPEAANDSIFAIMGETFGFIGTFIILVAFSLLIYRLLLILQQSQRPELRLIMAGMVAWFGVQAMINISSMIGLIPLTGITLPFLSFGGTSLIFTMLLMGIAFNISHYTSYRSNSNPGASGGEDSSSRRRVGRSRNARSQRLQRA; this is encoded by the coding sequence ATGCGTGAACTAGCCTTCCGCCGCCGCGGCGCCACCAAAGCCACCGGCGAACCAGACCTGATACGCCGCCACCGTCCGGACTACCTGCTGATAGTGGCCATGGTCTTTCTGATGATGCTGGGACTGGTGGTGCTGTATGGCATCAATGTCGCGCTGTCGCAGCGCTATGAGAATGATAATTTCGCGCTCAAGCAGGTGATTTTTCTCGGGCTGGGTGTGGCTGTCTTTGTAGCTGCCTCGCGCCTGCCGCTGCGCCTGCTGGAGAAATATGCCACCAAGGTGCTGCTTGCCGGGGTGGTTGCCTCGGTGGTGCTGGCCGGGTTGGCGTTGGTAGGCAGCTCCCTGGCGCTCTGTAGCGGTGGCGCCTGCCGCTGGTATAATTTCGGATTCACGTCGTTCCAGCCGGCAGAACTGCTGAAGTTCGGCCTCTTGCTCTACCTGGCGGTCTTCCTGTCGGCCAAGGCCAGGATGGGGCAGCTCAATAATATCCGTGAGACACTGGCACCGGCCGGTTTCGTCGTCGGCGTGCTGACGGTCCTGGTAGTGGTGCTGCAGAAAGATATGGGCACGGGTCTGGTGGTCATCGCCATCGCCCTGAGCATGTTGCTGATGGCGGGCGTCAAGGCGCGCTACATGCTGGGTATTCTGGGGTTGATGGCTGCAGCCGGCCTGCTGTTCATCGTGACGGCGCCGCACCGGATGGCGCGGGTGCTGACCTTCATCAATCACGAGACGTCTTCGGAGGCAGCCGATTACCACATCGAGCAGGCGCTGCTGGCCATTGGCAGCGGCGGGTTCTTTGGCAACGGGCTGGGGCAGAGCAAGCAGGCCTTCGGGTATCTGCCGGAGGCGGCCAACGATTCCATCTTTGCCATCATGGGCGAGACGTTCGGCTTTATCGGCACCTTCATCATCCTGGTGGCCTTCTCCTTGCTGATATATCGTCTGCTGCTTATCCTGCAGCAATCCCAGCGGCCGGAGCTGCGGCTGATCATGGCGGGCATGGTGGCCTGGTTCGGCGTGCAGGCGATGATCAACATCAGCTCGATGATCGGGCTGATTCCGCTGACGGGCATCACCCTGCCGTTTTTGAGCTTCGGCGGCACCAGCCTGATCTTCACCATGCTGCTGATGGGCATCGCTTTCAATATTTCGCATTACACCTCATATCGATCAAACTCTAATCCGGGAGCCAGTGGCGGTGAAGATAGTAGCAGCCGGCGGCGGGTCGGGCGGTCACGTAACGCCCGTTCTCAGCGTCTTCAACGAGCTTAA
- the mraY gene encoding phospho-N-acetylmuramoyl-pentapeptide-transferase gives MHDSIFTQEAVLAFTNALIKLFALGFVGFAATMLLTPFYTFTAYKYRFWKVQRTTSTTGELLQVFSKLHADKFRRNIPTMAGAVMVIAIALVTVIFNLDRQETWLPLAALIGGGIVGLIDDIINIRGLGGGVSGLRSSIKFSMIAALAAVLGLFFFTKLGASNVFLPFIGNIDIGWLLIPLFVAVVVSTGNAVNISDGLDGLAGGLLAISYGAFGVIALLQGFPLIAGFCFTVVGALLAYLWFNIYPARFFMGDVGSFALGTALGVVAMLTNTVFLLPIIGLLFVLEAGSSLIQILSKKYLGKKVFISAPLHHHLEAQGWPETKVTMRFWVIAQVCAMVGLLIALAGGYII, from the coding sequence GTGCACGATTCCATTTTTACCCAAGAAGCTGTCCTGGCGTTCACTAACGCACTTATCAAACTGTTTGCGCTTGGCTTCGTCGGCTTTGCGGCCACCATGCTGCTGACGCCGTTCTATACCTTCACCGCCTATAAATACCGCTTCTGGAAGGTGCAGCGTACCACCAGTACCACAGGCGAGCTGCTGCAGGTCTTTTCTAAGCTGCACGCCGATAAGTTCCGCCGCAACATCCCCACCATGGCCGGGGCGGTCATGGTCATCGCCATCGCGCTGGTGACAGTTATCTTCAACCTTGACCGCCAGGAGACCTGGCTGCCGCTGGCGGCGCTGATCGGCGGCGGTATCGTCGGCCTGATTGATGACATCATCAACATCCGGGGTCTGGGCGGCGGCGTCAGCGGGCTGCGCAGCTCCATCAAGTTCAGTATGATTGCGGCGCTGGCGGCTGTGCTGGGCCTGTTCTTCTTTACCAAGCTGGGCGCGAGCAACGTCTTCCTGCCGTTCATTGGCAACATCGATATCGGCTGGTTGCTGATTCCGCTGTTTGTGGCGGTGGTGGTCTCGACGGGTAACGCCGTCAACATCAGTGACGGCCTGGACGGGCTGGCTGGCGGGTTGCTGGCGATCTCGTACGGGGCCTTCGGGGTCATCGCGCTGCTGCAGGGCTTCCCGCTGATTGCCGGCTTCTGTTTCACGGTGGTTGGCGCGCTGCTGGCGTACCTCTGGTTCAATATCTATCCGGCCCGGTTCTTCATGGGGGATGTCGGTTCGTTCGCCTTGGGAACGGCGCTGGGCGTGGTGGCGATGCTGACCAATACGGTCTTTCTGTTGCCGATCATCGGCCTGCTGTTCGTGCTGGAAGCGGGCTCGAGCCTGATTCAGATCCTGAGCAAGAAATATCTGGGCAAGAAAGTCTTTATCTCCGCACCGTTGCACCACCACCTGGAAGCCCAGGGCTGGCCGGAGACCAAGGTGACGATGCGCTTTTGGGTGATTGCGCAGGTCTGTGCCATGGTCGGGCTGCTGATAGCTTTAGCCGGAGGCTATATTATATGA
- a CDS encoding penicillin-binding protein 2 → MNPIPHALTGRTRVIAVLFLIIGAIFVMRLFYLQVIRHDYYAGRAAAAHESKFDLPATRGTIYAKSGDQVVPLVMNEPVYTVYADPHIIKDEKDKQQIVDVMKRVAGGELVEGFEKRLDNKQSMYAVMARQVSKKQADMIKAEKLPGVGAQESQKRVYPEGALAASILGFVDREGKGQYGVEGSMEERLRGEDGLRTADVDVNGVPLTVRSSTDVIRQPRDGDNVVLSIDRNIQAYAEGALDRGLKNAKATRGSLLVMDPNNGRVLAMANLPSFDPAKYYENEDYAVFQNPIVSDPYEAGSGIKTLTMAAGLNEGVVKPETTFNNLGYDTIDGIKIKNALSTQNIGTNDMTQVLQFSLNSGVMFVLKQMGGGRVNDKARSTLYSYLHDRYRLNEPTGIEQTNEQKGSMYRPDEELGNNVQYATMAFGQGFSVTMLRAASAFGSIINGGKLYKPTLVEGVRDAKGALIEQQPELERGDVVSPETSGTIREMIHQARTRGFGTVDKPGYLIGGKTGTSQTIDPKTGKYREDQTIATYTGFGGNETPRYVVMVRIVDSQLPGFGGTVAAQPIFADMSNWLLEYMRVPTIK, encoded by the coding sequence ATGAATCCCATCCCGCACGCCCTGACCGGCCGCACTCGCGTCATCGCCGTCCTCTTTCTGATAATAGGCGCCATCTTTGTGATGCGCCTGTTTTATTTGCAGGTGATCCGCCACGATTATTACGCCGGGCGTGCCGCGGCGGCCCACGAAAGTAAGTTCGACCTGCCGGCCACGCGGGGGACTATCTATGCCAAGAGCGGTGACCAGGTGGTGCCGCTGGTCATGAACGAGCCGGTCTATACCGTTTATGCCGATCCGCACATCATCAAGGACGAGAAGGACAAGCAACAGATTGTCGATGTCATGAAGCGCGTCGCCGGCGGAGAGCTGGTTGAGGGGTTTGAGAAGCGGCTGGACAACAAGCAGAGTATGTACGCTGTCATGGCGCGGCAGGTCAGCAAGAAGCAGGCTGATATGATCAAAGCGGAAAAATTGCCGGGGGTCGGCGCGCAGGAAAGCCAGAAGCGGGTATATCCCGAAGGCGCGTTGGCGGCGAGCATCCTGGGCTTCGTCGACCGCGAGGGCAAAGGGCAGTACGGCGTGGAAGGCTCAATGGAGGAGCGGCTGCGTGGTGAGGATGGCCTGCGGACGGCGGATGTCGACGTGAACGGCGTGCCCCTGACGGTGCGCAGCAGCACCGACGTCATTCGGCAGCCCAGGGACGGAGACAATGTGGTGTTGAGCATCGACCGCAATATCCAGGCCTATGCCGAAGGGGCGCTGGACCGCGGGCTGAAGAACGCAAAAGCCACCCGCGGCTCGCTGCTGGTCATGGACCCGAACAACGGGCGGGTGCTGGCCATGGCCAACCTGCCGAGCTTTGACCCGGCCAAATATTATGAGAACGAGGATTACGCGGTCTTCCAGAATCCGATTGTCAGCGACCCGTATGAGGCCGGCTCCGGTATTAAGACGCTGACGATGGCGGCCGGCCTGAATGAGGGCGTGGTGAAACCGGAGACGACCTTCAATAACCTTGGCTACGACACTATCGACGGCATTAAGATCAAGAACGCGCTGTCTACTCAGAACATCGGCACCAATGATATGACGCAGGTGCTGCAGTTCTCGCTGAACAGCGGGGTGATGTTCGTGTTGAAGCAGATGGGCGGCGGCCGGGTGAACGACAAGGCGCGCTCCACGCTGTATTCCTACCTGCACGACCGGTACCGGTTGAATGAGCCGACCGGTATCGAGCAGACCAATGAGCAGAAAGGCTCGATGTACCGCCCGGACGAAGAGCTGGGCAATAACGTGCAGTATGCCACCATGGCCTTCGGCCAGGGGTTCAGCGTGACTATGCTGCGGGCGGCCTCGGCCTTCGGTTCGATCATCAATGGCGGCAAGCTCTATAAGCCGACGCTGGTAGAGGGTGTGCGCGACGCAAAGGGCGCGCTGATAGAGCAGCAGCCCGAGCTGGAACGGGGTGATGTGGTGTCGCCGGAGACATCGGGTACCATCCGCGAGATGATCCATCAGGCCCGGACGCGCGGCTTTGGGACTGTTGATAAGCCGGGCTATCTCATCGGTGGCAAGACCGGCACCTCGCAGACCATCGATCCCAAGACGGGCAAATACCGCGAGGATCAGACCATCGCGACCTACACCGGCTTCGGCGGCAACGAGACGCCGCGCTACGTGGTGATGGTGCGCATCGTCGACAGCCAGCTGCCGGGCTTTGGCGGCACGGTCGCCGCCCAGCCGATTTTTGCCGATATGTCGAATTGGCTGCTAGAATATATGAGAGTTCCAACAATAAAATAA
- the rsmH gene encoding 16S rRNA (cytosine(1402)-N(4))-methyltransferase RsmH has translation MPPEVSSHHIPVLLDATLQYLDPQQGNSYLDLTAGYGGHARAVLERTRAASAMTLVDRDENAITALGPLQQQGATLLHSDFLTAAKGLVLEGKRFDLILADLGVSSPQLDVTERGFSFRREAALDMRMDQRAELSAATVVNDWSQEALATAIWRYGEEQKSRRIAEAIVAARPLHATTELADVIQAVVPRRKAIDATMRTFQAIRIAVNEELTLIEGLLGLIPDLLTPGGRVAIISFHSLEDRLVKRFFAEEERSGYEARLRVLTKRPIGGDTHDVTNPRARSAKLRAAVKTKN, from the coding sequence ATGCCACCAGAAGTATCCTCCCACCACATCCCAGTATTGCTTGACGCGACGCTCCAGTATCTGGATCCGCAGCAGGGTAACAGCTACCTTGATCTGACGGCCGGCTACGGCGGGCACGCCCGTGCCGTACTGGAACGCACAAGGGCAGCGTCAGCCATGACGCTGGTCGACCGGGATGAAAACGCCATCACGGCACTCGGGCCGCTGCAGCAGCAGGGCGCGACGCTATTGCATAGCGATTTCCTGACCGCCGCCAAAGGCTTAGTACTTGAAGGCAAGCGGTTCGACCTGATCCTGGCCGATCTTGGGGTATCATCGCCCCAGCTCGATGTGACCGAAAGGGGATTCTCCTTCCGGCGCGAAGCCGCTCTGGATATGCGCATGGACCAGCGGGCAGAGCTGAGCGCGGCCACAGTCGTCAACGACTGGTCGCAGGAAGCCTTGGCCACGGCCATCTGGCGCTACGGCGAAGAACAGAAGTCCCGGCGGATTGCCGAGGCTATCGTCGCCGCGCGTCCGTTGCATGCCACCACCGAGCTGGCGGACGTCATCCAGGCAGTAGTGCCCCGCCGCAAGGCGATAGACGCTACGATGCGCACCTTCCAAGCTATCCGAATCGCCGTCAATGAAGAACTGACGCTGATCGAAGGATTGCTGGGTCTGATACCGGATCTCCTGACGCCTGGCGGCAGGGTGGCCATCATCAGTTTCCACAGTCTCGAAGACCGGCTCGTCAAACGCTTCTTTGCCGAAGAAGAGCGCTCGGGCTACGAAGCCCGGCTGCGCGTACTGACCAAGCGGCCGATCGGAGGCGACACCCACGACGTTACCAATCCGCGCGCACGGAGCGCCAAGCTCCGGGCCGCAGTAAAAACCAAAAACTAG
- a CDS encoding NTP transferase domain-containing protein yields MSSVKHAIIVAAGFGSRRLPVTKAVEKEMMPLLNRPVVDYIVQDCIDAGVEHIVFVVGEGSEQIKNYYSTHAVLEKYLADRGKDKQLGQIAPPAVSFDFVEQTNHQLFNMYGTNTAVAIARNLIPAGERALVLMGDAFLYSTGRNTIREMVETTTEDEAAVLAIEIPREEVTRYGVLDVDENGYLRCMVEKPSVEEAPSNLINSAEYIFTSDMLDEVVKFHNEEYPEGKERYVNIEPLERFLASGGKMKVATPAGVFLDAGTTEGWLRANIYLAKEQGIEY; encoded by the coding sequence ATGTCATCAGTTAAGCATGCCATTATCGTCGCTGCCGGTTTCGGCTCCCGCCGTCTGCCGGTCACGAAGGCTGTTGAAAAAGAAATGATGCCGCTGCTGAACCGTCCTGTCGTCGACTATATCGTCCAGGACTGTATCGACGCCGGTGTCGAACACATCGTCTTTGTCGTTGGCGAAGGCTCAGAACAGATCAAGAACTACTACAGCACCCACGCCGTACTCGAGAAGTATCTCGCCGACCGCGGCAAGGACAAGCAGCTGGGCCAGATCGCTCCGCCGGCAGTCTCCTTTGACTTCGTCGAGCAGACCAACCACCAGCTCTTCAATATGTACGGCACCAACACCGCCGTCGCCATCGCCCGCAACCTGATTCCAGCCGGCGAGCGCGCCCTGGTCCTGATGGGCGACGCCTTCCTCTATAGCACTGGCCGCAACACCATCCGCGAAATGGTCGAGACGACCACTGAGGATGAGGCAGCCGTTCTGGCTATCGAAATCCCGCGCGAAGAAGTTACCCGCTACGGCGTCCTCGACGTCGACGAGAACGGCTACCTCCGCTGCATGGTCGAGAAGCCAAGCGTCGAAGAGGCCCCGAGTAACCTGATCAACTCCGCCGAGTACATCTTTACCAGCGACATGCTGGACGAGGTCGTCAAGTTCCACAACGAAGAGTACCCGGAAGGCAAGGAGCGCTACGTCAACATCGAACCGCTCGAGCGCTTCCTTGCTAGTGGCGGCAAGATGAAAGTCGCTACGCCTGCCGGTGTCTTCCTTGATGCCGGTACCACCGAAGGCTGGCTCCGCGCCAACATCTACCTGGCTAAAGAGCAGGGTATCGAGTACTAG